A stretch of the Nitratireductor thuwali genome encodes the following:
- a CDS encoding ABC transporter substrate-binding protein codes for MRKLKTLLCTAAAVAALTGASVAKDLESIGISVGLLGNPFFVATIKGIEDRAREINPEVQVTSVSADYDLNKQVSQIENFIAAGVDIIMLNAVDASAIAPAVKRAKDAGIVVAAFDVSAPGAHVTVMTDNVAAGAKACQYIVDNLEGGEGNVIIINGPQSSSIIDRVKGCKDVLSKHEGITILSDDQNGQASRDGGLAVMEGLLTRYDDIDAVFAINDPTAIGASLAAKQLGRDDFFITAVDGAPDIEQALSSGNSMIKASASQDPYVMAGMALKMGYDVFMGNTPEEDTVLLEPELITAENVDSYKGWTAKR; via the coding sequence ATGCGTAAGCTGAAGACACTTTTATGCACCGCCGCGGCGGTCGCCGCCCTCACCGGCGCGTCCGTTGCCAAGGACCTGGAAAGCATCGGCATTTCGGTCGGCCTGCTCGGCAACCCGTTCTTCGTGGCCACCATCAAGGGCATCGAGGACCGGGCGAGGGAGATCAATCCCGAGGTCCAGGTGACGTCCGTCTCGGCCGATTACGACCTCAACAAGCAGGTCTCGCAGATCGAAAATTTCATCGCCGCGGGCGTTGACATCATCATGCTCAACGCCGTCGATGCCAGCGCCATCGCCCCGGCGGTCAAGCGCGCCAAGGACGCCGGCATCGTGGTCGCCGCCTTCGACGTTTCGGCGCCCGGCGCCCATGTCACCGTCATGACCGACAACGTCGCCGCCGGCGCCAAGGCCTGCCAGTACATCGTCGACAACCTGGAAGGCGGCGAGGGCAACGTCATCATCATCAACGGCCCGCAATCCTCGTCGATCATCGACCGGGTCAAGGGCTGCAAGGACGTACTGTCCAAGCATGAAGGCATCACCATCCTGTCCGACGACCAGAACGGCCAGGCCTCGCGCGACGGCGGGCTGGCGGTCATGGAGGGTCTTTTGACCCGCTATGACGACATCGACGCGGTCTTCGCCATCAACGACCCGACCGCCATCGGCGCCTCGCTCGCGGCCAAGCAGCTTGGCCGCGACGACTTCTTCATCACCGCGGTCGACGGCGCGCCCGACATCGAGCAGGCCCTGTCCTCCGGCAACTCCATGATCAAGGCGTCCGCATCCCAGGACCCCTATGTCATGGCCGGCATGGCGCTCAAGATGGGCTACGACGTCTTCATGGGCAACACGCCCGAGGAGGACACCGTTCTTCTGGAGCCGGAACTGATCACGGCGGAGAATGTGGACAGCTACAAGGGCTGGACGGCCAAGCGCTGA
- the araD gene encoding L-ribulose-5-phosphate 4-epimerase AraD, which translates to MSLSQLRQSVLEANLATVRHGLVLATFGNASGIDRESGRVVIKPSGVAYEAMTADHMVVTDIDGRPLDNRYKPSSDLDTHTTLYRAFTEIGAVIHTHSTYATIMAQSLMPIAPLGTTHADYFRGEIPVTRHLTPEEIEGGYVAATGEVIVETFKGRDPLEVPAVLVAGHGPFVWGRTTDEAVLNALILEEVAKMAWHSHALKPGLKPIPDSLLDYHYRRKHGSDATYGQ; encoded by the coding sequence ATGTCGCTCTCGCAGCTCAGGCAGTCGGTTCTGGAAGCCAATCTCGCGACGGTGCGTCACGGCCTGGTGCTGGCGACCTTCGGCAATGCCAGCGGGATCGACCGTGAAAGCGGCAGGGTCGTCATCAAGCCGAGCGGCGTGGCCTATGAGGCGATGACCGCGGACCATATGGTGGTGACCGACATCGACGGCCGGCCGCTGGACAACAGGTACAAGCCTTCCTCGGACCTCGATACCCACACGACCCTTTACCGGGCTTTCACGGAAATCGGCGCCGTCATCCACACCCATTCCACCTATGCCACGATCATGGCGCAAAGCCTGATGCCGATAGCTCCGCTCGGCACCACCCATGCCGACTATTTCCGCGGCGAGATCCCGGTGACGCGGCATCTGACGCCGGAGGAGATCGAGGGCGGCTATGTGGCGGCGACGGGCGAGGTCATCGTCGAGACCTTCAAGGGCCGCGACCCGCTGGAGGTGCCGGCCGTGCTGGTCGCAGGCCATGGACCTTTCGTCTGGGGCCGGACGACGGACGAGGCGGTGCTGAACGCGCTGATCCTGGAAGAGGTCGCCAAGATGGCGTGGCATTCGCACGCCCTGAAACCGGGCCTGAAGCCCATTCCCGACAGCCTGCTCGACTATCACTACCGCAGGAAGCACGGCTCCGACGCCACTTACGGCCAATAG
- a CDS encoding ribulokinase — translation MTIIAGADFGTLSVRVTIMDTRTGATLASASAEYPLERSQTNPLLARQSHADHMEALTRAMRAAVAEAGIDGTQIAAFAADTTGSSVIVVDENLEPLDDYYLWCDHRAHAEAAEITEHARREGLEALDWCGGVYSHEWGYAKLLHFLRHNPGKRDRVAAALEHCDMLAATLCGIKSVADLPRSVCAMGHKWMWGARWGGPPPQDFLSRVDPLFDGVNAKLDGRYGTSLELAGHLGLEWAERLGLAAGIPIPIGAFDAHWDAVGSGCREGDVVNVIGTSTCIIALGDDETKPVAGICGAVPGSVIPGLVGIEAGQSATGDIFEAIARRAGSDVASLCGKLDGYGPGSTGLMRLTWDNGDRTVLVRSDLGGVTLGWDLSHTAADEMHAAIEGMAMHTRIIIDRMGEGGLSFRRVVNAGGIPQKNAILNQIYADVLGCEVHVPSRSPVGVGACIFASLAAGVFGSITEAQAALSPPSRVYRPRAETAGAYQELYGLFRSLYFGFGEGRPLALHEVLPKLRAFRLGSSVH, via the coding sequence ATGACGATCATCGCCGGCGCCGATTTTGGCACTTTGAGCGTCCGGGTCACCATCATGGACACCCGGACCGGCGCGACGCTGGCCTCGGCTTCGGCCGAATATCCGCTCGAACGCTCGCAGACGAACCCCCTCCTGGCGCGTCAGTCCCATGCCGACCATATGGAAGCGCTCACCCGCGCCATGCGGGCGGCTGTCGCCGAGGCCGGCATCGACGGAACGCAGATCGCCGCCTTTGCCGCCGATACCACCGGATCGAGCGTGATCGTCGTCGATGAGAACCTCGAGCCGCTCGACGACTATTATCTGTGGTGCGATCACCGCGCCCATGCGGAAGCTGCCGAAATCACCGAACATGCCCGCCGGGAAGGGCTGGAGGCGCTCGACTGGTGCGGCGGCGTCTATTCCCACGAATGGGGCTACGCCAAGCTCCTGCACTTCCTGCGGCACAATCCCGGCAAGCGCGACCGGGTCGCCGCCGCGCTCGAGCATTGCGACATGCTGGCGGCCACCCTGTGCGGCATCAAATCCGTCGCCGACCTGCCGCGCAGCGTCTGCGCCATGGGGCATAAATGGATGTGGGGCGCCCGGTGGGGCGGGCCGCCGCCGCAGGACTTCCTCTCGCGCGTCGATCCCCTGTTCGATGGCGTCAACGCCAAGCTCGACGGCCGCTACGGCACTTCGCTGGAACTGGCAGGACACCTCGGCCTTGAGTGGGCTGAAAGGCTGGGCCTTGCGGCGGGTATCCCCATCCCCATCGGCGCCTTCGACGCGCACTGGGATGCGGTCGGCAGCGGCTGCCGCGAAGGCGACGTCGTCAATGTGATCGGCACGTCGACCTGCATCATCGCGCTCGGCGACGACGAAACGAAACCCGTCGCCGGCATTTGCGGCGCGGTGCCCGGAAGCGTGATCCCGGGGTTGGTCGGCATCGAGGCGGGCCAATCGGCCACCGGCGACATTTTCGAGGCCATCGCGCGGCGGGCCGGCAGCGACGTCGCCAGCCTCTGCGGCAAGCTCGACGGCTACGGCCCCGGATCGACCGGCCTTATGCGGCTGACCTGGGACAATGGCGACCGCACCGTTCTCGTGCGCTCCGACCTTGGCGGCGTCACGCTCGGATGGGATCTGTCGCATACGGCCGCCGACGAAATGCACGCCGCGATCGAAGGCATGGCCATGCATACGAGGATCATCATCGATCGCATGGGCGAGGGCGGGCTTTCCTTCCGGCGCGTCGTCAATGCCGGCGGCATTCCCCAGAAAAACGCGATCCTCAACCAGATCTACGCCGATGTCCTCGGCTGCGAGGTCCACGTCCCCTCGCGCTCCCCTGTCGGCGTCGGCGCATGCATATTCGCATCGCTTGCCGCCGGCGTTTTCGGCAGCATAACCGAGGCGCAGGCAGCCCTGAGCCCGCCTTCGAGGGTCTACCGCCCGAGGGCGGAAACCGCTGGGGCCTATCAGGAGCTCTACGGCCTCTTCAGATCCCTCTATTTCGGCTTCGGCGAAGGCCGTCCCCTGGCCCTGCACGAGGTCCTGCCAAAGCTCAGAGCCTTCCGCCTCGGTTCATCCGTTCATTGA
- a CDS encoding serine hydrolase domain-containing protein, giving the protein MTISRFLLAVVLVAVAGSLLWASQPFVDRAAKGATPAPLPATEAALPAAVRDRLAEFIENEAAGTDAFIALKDGRIVFEYGPTDVPTNLHSVRKSVLSVLFGIAQEKGLVDLGASLAELGIDEPATPLTETEKSATVEMLLQARSGVYLASGAEHQAMKDGRPGRGQFAPGEHYYYNNWDFNVLGAIFEQETGLSIGEALDQWLARPLGMDDFHPSHVIYDRDSTATSYRTYRIHMSARDLARIGLLIQRKGVWGGVQIVPVSWIELSTSPVSEAPTRAYDGYGYLWWLNSERDVIAGDGWGGQYLHIDRNGPYVLVNRQDTGNSRLGYLKFVYPSHADDPLDMYKMHDILSAND; this is encoded by the coding sequence ATGACAATCTCCAGATTCCTGCTTGCCGTAGTCCTGGTTGCCGTGGCTGGCTCCCTTTTGTGGGCGTCCCAGCCATTCGTGGACCGCGCTGCAAAAGGTGCCACTCCGGCTCCCCTGCCCGCCACGGAAGCCGCGCTGCCTGCAGCGGTGCGGGATCGCTTGGCCGAATTCATCGAAAACGAAGCCGCAGGAACCGATGCATTCATCGCCCTCAAGGACGGCCGGATCGTGTTCGAATACGGCCCGACAGACGTTCCCACCAACCTCCATTCCGTCCGCAAAAGCGTTCTCAGCGTCTTGTTCGGGATCGCACAGGAAAAGGGCTTGGTCGACCTCGGCGCGTCGTTGGCGGAGCTTGGTATAGATGAACCTGCAACGCCCCTGACCGAAACCGAAAAGTCGGCAACAGTCGAAATGCTGCTTCAAGCGCGCTCGGGGGTCTATCTGGCCTCAGGTGCGGAGCACCAGGCAATGAAGGACGGGCGCCCCGGCCGAGGCCAGTTTGCGCCCGGAGAACACTATTACTACAACAACTGGGATTTCAATGTCCTCGGAGCCATCTTCGAGCAGGAAACGGGCCTGTCTATCGGCGAAGCGCTCGACCAATGGCTTGCACGGCCGCTCGGCATGGACGATTTCCATCCGTCCCATGTCATCTATGACCGGGACAGCACGGCCACCAGCTACCGCACCTACCGCATTCACATGAGCGCGCGGGATCTCGCGCGGATCGGGCTTCTCATTCAGCGGAAGGGTGTGTGGGGCGGCGTGCAGATCGTGCCGGTCAGCTGGATCGAACTGTCCACAAGCCCTGTATCGGAAGCGCCTACACGGGCCTATGACGGGTACGGCTATCTCTGGTGGCTCAACTCCGAGCGCGACGTCATCGCCGGCGATGGTTGGGGCGGGCAATATCTTCATATCGACCGGAACGGCCCTTATGTTCTGGTCAACCGGCAGGATACGGGCAATTCACGTCTGGGCTATCTGAAATTTGTCTATCCGTCCCATGCCGATGATCCTCTCGACATGTACAAGATGCACGACATCCTGTCGGCGAATGACTGA
- a CDS encoding putative bifunctional diguanylate cyclase/phosphodiesterase: MHSLFSEPSRRLFLLRTVVPIFLLAIAVTALAASLLYWATREADHASIDRQHRLVQFVVSQLQSRIAHDQESVTVWDDAVVAVRGGNTPEWIDLNLGSWMNTYFGHDGAYVLDPRDRAIFAFSEGVTAEGTSAYELLRPTTAPLVDALRERMLAGGDEGLTDKILSPGVADLAIVSGRPAVVSVKPIVSDSGDIEQQPGEEYVHVAVRYLDEDFITELKRDYLLDGLRFAWQDDAAANEASAPLISSLGDTIGYFIWQPYRPGAAVLSKVAPAVLALFLITMAALGGFVSLLRKRSLKLSQSEATVRHLAHHDMLTGLPNRAQFDGRLKRALQPVRGPGESVAVLYLDLDRFKEVNDTFGHPAGDELLREFADRLRRLTRETDTVARIGGDEFLILLPGVSSPDGVEEFCQRLIETARHPFDLSSTQVFVGVSVGVALAPQDGLDPVELMRRADVAMYHAKRLGRSEFAIYADEMDSDINARRDIERDLRKALETPGQLSVHYQPLFAAGDFRIAGVEALVRWRHPERGWIPPSVFIPVAEESGLIEKLGEWVLHEACTTARDWPVDTVAVNVSAFELYNPAFAVRVANTLLSTGMNPKKLELEVTESALSDSHGACERNIAAVRDLGVRFSLDDFGTGFSSLSRLHDFTVDRIKIDRSFVAGFGKANGDEAIVQAIVDLARAIGLKTTAEGVETGPQSDFLRSIGCDELQGFLLSMPLPAGEVERLWTQTEAKRAAT; encoded by the coding sequence ATGCATAGCCTTTTCAGCGAACCCAGTCGCCGTCTGTTTCTCCTGAGGACCGTCGTTCCCATTTTCCTGCTCGCCATCGCCGTGACGGCGCTGGCCGCGTCGCTCCTGTATTGGGCCACGCGCGAGGCGGATCATGCCTCGATCGACCGCCAGCACCGGCTTGTCCAGTTCGTCGTCTCGCAGTTGCAGTCCCGGATCGCGCATGACCAGGAAAGCGTCACGGTGTGGGATGATGCCGTCGTCGCGGTTCGCGGGGGAAACACGCCCGAATGGATCGACCTCAACCTCGGCTCGTGGATGAACACCTATTTCGGACACGACGGCGCCTATGTCCTGGATCCCCGCGACAGGGCGATCTTCGCCTTTTCGGAGGGGGTCACGGCCGAAGGAACCTCGGCCTATGAGCTTTTGAGGCCGACGACGGCTCCCCTCGTCGACGCCTTGCGCGAGCGCATGCTTGCCGGCGGTGACGAGGGATTGACGGACAAGATACTGTCGCCCGGCGTCGCCGATCTGGCTATCGTGTCGGGCCGGCCGGCCGTGGTCAGCGTCAAGCCCATCGTCTCCGACAGCGGAGACATCGAGCAGCAGCCGGGCGAAGAATACGTGCATGTGGCGGTCCGGTACCTCGATGAGGATTTCATCACCGAGCTCAAGCGCGACTACCTCCTGGACGGGCTCAGATTCGCGTGGCAGGACGATGCCGCCGCGAACGAGGCATCGGCGCCGCTCATATCCTCCCTTGGCGACACGATCGGCTATTTCATCTGGCAGCCTTACCGGCCGGGTGCCGCCGTCCTGTCCAAGGTCGCCCCTGCGGTCCTTGCGCTGTTCCTGATCACCATGGCCGCGCTCGGCGGCTTTGTCTCCCTGCTGCGCAAGAGGTCGCTGAAGCTCAGCCAGAGCGAGGCCACCGTACGCCATCTTGCCCACCACGACATGCTCACCGGATTGCCCAACCGCGCGCAGTTCGACGGGCGTCTCAAGCGTGCGCTGCAACCGGTCCGCGGGCCTGGCGAGAGCGTCGCCGTTCTTTACCTCGACCTCGACCGGTTCAAGGAAGTCAACGACACGTTCGGCCACCCCGCCGGCGATGAACTCCTGAGGGAGTTCGCCGACCGCCTGCGCCGCCTCACCCGCGAGACGGACACCGTTGCGCGCATCGGCGGCGACGAGTTTCTCATTCTCCTTCCCGGCGTGTCCTCGCCGGACGGGGTGGAGGAGTTCTGCCAGCGGCTCATCGAGACGGCGCGGCATCCCTTCGATCTGTCCAGCACCCAGGTATTCGTCGGAGTGAGCGTCGGCGTCGCGCTCGCGCCGCAGGACGGGCTCGACCCGGTCGAACTGATGCGGCGGGCGGACGTCGCCATGTACCACGCCAAGCGGCTGGGCAGGAGCGAGTTCGCGATCTACGCCGACGAGATGGACAGCGACATCAATGCCCGGCGGGACATCGAGCGGGATCTGCGCAAGGCGCTCGAGACGCCGGGCCAGTTGTCCGTCCATTACCAGCCGCTCTTTGCCGCCGGCGATTTTCGCATTGCCGGCGTCGAGGCCCTTGTGCGATGGCGGCATCCCGAGCGCGGATGGATACCGCCCAGCGTTTTCATTCCCGTGGCCGAAGAGTCGGGCCTGATCGAGAAGCTCGGCGAATGGGTTTTGCATGAGGCCTGCACGACCGCGCGCGACTGGCCGGTCGATACGGTCGCCGTCAACGTGTCGGCCTTCGAGCTCTACAACCCGGCCTTTGCGGTTCGCGTCGCCAACACGCTGCTCTCGACGGGCATGAACCCGAAGAAGCTGGAGCTCGAGGTCACCGAAAGCGCGCTCTCGGACAGCCACGGCGCCTGCGAGCGCAACATTGCGGCCGTGCGGGACCTCGGCGTCCGGTTCTCCCTGGATGATTTCGGCACCGGGTTTTCCTCGCTCAGCAGGCTTCACGATTTCACGGTCGATCGGATCAAGATCGACCGGAGTTTCGTCGCCGGCTTCGGCAAGGCCAATGGCGACGAGGCCATCGTCCAGGCGATCGTGGATCTGGCACGCGCCATCGGGCTGAAAACCACGGCCGAGGGTGTCGAGACCGGCCCGCAGAGCGATTTCCTGAGGAGCATCGGCTGCGACGAGCTCCAGGGCTTCCTGCTGTCCATGCCGCTGCCGGCCGGCGAAGTCGAGCGGCTCTGGACGCAAACCGAGGCAAAGCGCGCCGCCACCTGA
- a CDS encoding DNA/RNA non-specific endonuclease, whose translation MAEKRRGKGAGRRDKGLEEALRRHVRTKGADYLKDANITSVGIGLKNGTGPVCLQFTVAEKGEFAIESLGSWRIPDTIEVEGRQVPTDVIERDYRPSFEVVEPETLGERRMRADPMRPGISAAHVEETAGTIGLIVFDRATGAPSILSNWHVLHGNRGAIGDPIVQPGPFDDNNLAGNFCGELLRSHLGAAGDCALARIRTRGYDRSVLELNVVPKRLARVALGDRVVKSGRTTGITYGIVRRVDVMARLNYGPPAGVRVIGCFEIGVDPERMREDGEISMGGDSGAAWLISRDGAATDLFAGLHFAGEVESSADEHALACYALSVQKKLDFVLEPPPEQLLPDDRIETAVPRAGYDPDFLGLRVPMPGLSLSLKRDAVNFGRAQTIPYTHFSVCLSARRRMARFVAWNVDGARRVILPRRAFKLDPRIEPAHQLGEELYAGNRLDRGHIARRADLCWGPVAEADQANRDSSFFTNIAPQHERFNQSSRRGLWGELENLALEQADALDIRISVFGGPIFADDDTRYRDALLPRSFWKLIAYRSSDGALRVSAFVLSQADLLHDLERLELDPFRIFQVTLSDLSTRTMLDFSALEPADVMAHPEMATSPAETEALRDPRLRIAEILSPADLRF comes from the coding sequence GTGGCGGAGAAGCGAAGAGGAAAAGGCGCGGGACGACGGGACAAGGGCCTGGAGGAAGCGTTGCGCCGGCATGTTCGGACCAAGGGCGCCGACTATCTGAAGGACGCAAACATCACCTCCGTGGGCATCGGCTTGAAAAATGGCACCGGCCCCGTCTGCCTACAGTTCACCGTGGCCGAGAAGGGCGAGTTCGCTATCGAGAGCCTGGGGAGCTGGCGCATTCCCGATACGATCGAGGTGGAGGGGCGGCAGGTGCCGACCGACGTGATCGAGCGCGACTACCGGCCTTCCTTCGAGGTGGTCGAGCCCGAGACGCTGGGCGAGCGGCGCATGCGTGCAGACCCCATGCGTCCCGGCATCAGTGCCGCCCATGTGGAGGAGACGGCGGGCACGATCGGCCTCATCGTCTTCGACCGGGCGACGGGCGCGCCCTCCATCCTTTCCAACTGGCACGTGCTGCACGGAAACCGCGGCGCGATCGGCGACCCGATCGTCCAGCCCGGCCCGTTCGACGACAACAATCTCGCAGGCAATTTCTGCGGCGAGCTTCTGCGCAGCCACCTGGGTGCGGCCGGCGATTGCGCGCTCGCCCGCATTCGCACACGCGGCTACGACCGCAGCGTCCTCGAACTCAACGTGGTGCCGAAGAGGCTTGCGCGGGTCGCGCTCGGTGATCGGGTGGTGAAATCCGGCAGGACGACGGGCATTACATACGGCATCGTTCGCCGCGTCGACGTGATGGCCAGGCTCAATTACGGCCCACCCGCGGGCGTGCGGGTGATCGGCTGCTTCGAGATCGGCGTGGACCCCGAGCGCATGCGGGAAGATGGCGAAATCAGCATGGGCGGGGATTCAGGTGCCGCCTGGCTCATTTCTCGGGATGGCGCGGCGACCGACCTTTTCGCCGGGCTGCATTTTGCCGGCGAAGTGGAATCGAGCGCGGACGAGCACGCGCTCGCCTGCTACGCCCTGTCGGTGCAGAAGAAGCTCGATTTCGTTCTGGAGCCGCCGCCCGAGCAGCTTCTGCCGGACGACCGGATCGAGACGGCGGTGCCGCGCGCCGGCTACGACCCGGACTTCCTGGGACTCCGTGTGCCCATGCCCGGCCTGTCGCTGTCGCTCAAGCGGGATGCGGTAAATTTCGGCCGCGCGCAGACCATCCCCTACACCCACTTCTCGGTCTGTCTGAGCGCGCGCCGGCGGATGGCGCGCTTCGTGGCGTGGAACGTGGACGGCGCGCGCCGGGTCATCCTGCCCCGCCGCGCCTTCAAGCTCGATCCGCGCATCGAGCCGGCGCACCAACTCGGTGAGGAGCTTTACGCCGGAAACAGGCTCGACCGCGGCCACATCGCCCGGCGGGCCGATCTGTGCTGGGGGCCGGTGGCCGAGGCCGACCAGGCCAACCGCGACTCGTCTTTCTTCACCAACATCGCACCCCAGCACGAACGCTTTAACCAGTCGAGCAGAAGGGGACTTTGGGGCGAATTGGAAAACCTGGCGCTCGAGCAGGCGGACGCGCTGGACATCCGGATCTCTGTCTTCGGCGGACCCATCTTCGCCGACGACGACACCAGATATCGCGACGCGCTCCTTCCGCGCAGCTTCTGGAAACTCATCGCCTACAGGAGCAGCGACGGCGCCTTACGCGTTTCCGCCTTCGTGCTCTCCCAGGCCGACCTCCTGCACGATCTCGAAAGGCTCGAACTCGACCCGTTCCGCATCTTCCAGGTCACGCTGTCGGATCTTTCCACGCGCACGATGCTGGATTTCTCCGCGCTGGAACCTGCCGATGTCATGGCGCATCCGGAAATGGCGACGAGCCCGGCGGAGACCGAAGCCCTGCGTGATCCGCGCCTGCGGATTGCCGAGATCCTTTCGCCGGCGGATCTGCGGTTCTGA
- a CDS encoding DUF411 domain-containing protein: MRNILKTLVLAALLSSAGPALAGDRDVTLYKNPQCGCCEGYADYLRENGFAVEVKPTHELSAMSREAGLPDDVQGCHLSFIDGYVVSGHVPVGTVNRLLTERPDIKGVTLPGMPMGSPGMGGAKEGPFEVLEINRSGGVGGVYATE; encoded by the coding sequence ATGCGCAATATCTTGAAGACCCTTGTCCTGGCGGCCCTGCTCTCGAGCGCCGGTCCGGCACTGGCGGGCGATAGGGACGTCACACTCTACAAGAACCCGCAATGCGGATGCTGCGAAGGCTATGCCGATTACCTCAGGGAAAACGGCTTTGCGGTTGAGGTGAAGCCGACGCACGAGCTCTCCGCCATGAGCCGCGAGGCCGGCCTTCCCGACGACGTCCAGGGCTGCCATCTCTCCTTCATCGACGGTTACGTCGTGAGCGGCCACGTGCCTGTGGGAACGGTCAACAGGCTTCTGACCGAACGCCCCGACATCAAGGGCGTGACGCTGCCCGGCATGCCCATGGGTTCGCCCGGCATGGGCGGTGCGAAGGAAGGCCCGTTCGAGGTGCTGGAAATTAACAGATCCGGCGGTGTCGGCGGCGTCTACGCCACGGAATAG